CATACGCGTGCTAGATTATCTTGAATCTCAAGATCACCAATATTGTAAAAGGATGTTGGGGTGGTATTTGCTCCTTCAAGAGCATCATAAGTTGGTCTTTGACAGTCTAAAGGCAACTGTGATAACTGAAAGAGAAACAAAGGTATTTAAAGGCCCTTACCGAAAAATACAGAAGTCAAATCAAAGCGTGATTTCTCAGAACAAAATCCTCTGATTCCCACCCATCAAACTATCAAAGAACTTAAGCTACCACGGTATGTGAGAGAAAGAATCTAGATGTTATACACTGTCTGTGTTCGCTATTGACAACCATAGGAATGAAGAATGAACACTACGAATTAATATACTGGGAGCCACACAAGTTTACCTGCATATTCATAGAATTGCACCCACCCAGGCGCCCAACTATATGCCATGACCGCAGAGCCTGCAAACACAGTAAAGAGAAATATAAAAGGAAATTGCAGCCTCctgattaaatttttgaatgtaTCTGATTCAATATTCACACATTTGTTCAAGAATGATGCATACTTTCTTTAGGTGGGGGAAAAGAACTTACATCACAAATTAAGGTCACATCTTTGGGCAGTAGAGCATGGTAGAACTCAAACCATATGTACGAATTGGAGAAGTCAAACCTAGCACACGCAACAGCAGCAAGTCAATTACACAATCAAGGGGAGACTCCCACATACTGTCAGCTGTCAAGTATTAATACTCCTACTAACTAATTGCATCACTATATTCTATGATGCCATCGGCATGACAAGATGACAGTTAGTACAAGAGTGGCATTACTTGCTGAAGATGACCTTCATGGGGTTTGGTGAGCCGGTCTTGGCCTGCACGATCTTGTGCCGCTTCTTCTTTATCCTCTCCTCCATCTGCAAACCAACTTTGGAAGATTTCAGATGCAGAGTACAGTGCTGTACAACTACAGAGTGAAAGGGTGGCGAGACGCGGGACTTGCGCGGGACTGGGCTTTGTTGGGGTCGTCGAAGTAGTCTCCCATGATGTCGGCGATCTCGGGGTCATGGTCGTAGTcatcctcgtcgccgctcccccACTCCGGGAACCCCTcctgcccctcctcctcctcctcctcagtgGCACCTCGCTCGGTGGCTGCTGCGCGCGCCGCCTCTCCGAGGCCCAGGCGTCGGGACACCACGAGACCACAGGGGCGCCGGAGGCGAGGGAACCGGGGATTCGCGAGGCGTGAGCTCGGGGCAGCGGCGCTGGTGGTGccaagcggcggcgggggcgcggcggcgagaaggGCCGGGAGGAGCATCTCCGCTGTGTGCTCCTGCCCGGCGGCAGGAGAAGGTTGACGGGCGCTGTCTCCTAACGACGCTGTGCTGCCGCGCTCGCGGGgtagcgccgccggcggcggcgagatgaAAGTATGAAACCGGGGGACGCGCGGGGTGAGTCGTCGGCGTTGAGGTGCTGCGTGCTTTTGTTTGTGTAGTGGATGAGGCAAAATAGGCTCGTGGAGGCCCAGAGAGTGAAGAGAGCGTTTGAAGATTTGATTTtccttcaaatttttttggaaacgaAGAGACCCTTATATGCTTCCGCTCCtgcatataaaccaaaatctaaaattttaaacttaattttacagttgagttatattttttcagcatagattattttatatGGTTTCCTCCTAATCATaatagacacatatataaaagttttatctatacattatttttatgctaataaattgtttcattttttctccGAAAAAGAGCCTTTCGGTCTCCGTACATCACACTTTGGCATTTCGATCGCATTTGCTGGGAAGATTTATTATTTGTCATTGAGTTTATTTACATCTCCTACTGTTAAAGTCTCCTTTGAAAACACATGAACGTAAAAACATTGGAATGTTATATAATTGTACatggaaaatatatgattgaaaACTCACGAAAAAACATCACACATGTTGTTTGGAACATAGGAATAGATAAACACACAGGATTATTACTAATtaagtacaaatatatttttgatgttTTGATGAATGTTTAGATTATGATTATTTGAAGTCCCATGCATTGATTTGCCTTGGACttctcaaagaaaaataagaaagagCTTCTAATGAATGttcaaatttctatagaattcCTACGAAATCATGGCAAAGGAAAATTTCATATGACATTTTCCTCCGATCAAAAGGAGTGAACAGTAAAAAACTCCTATAGAAAttgaattatttaatttttctccaaaatttatGCAATCCAAAGGAGGCCTAAGTGTATTTGGCGTTGAAAAGGAACTCAATGCTCATGGACAAAGAGAAAGGAAGATGAGAAAATATGGGATGAAGAAGATCGGGAAGTTAACATTTGCACAAGTAAAAATGCCAATAGTGATAGTTTGTCAATTGGCTACTCGACTCAATGGCATTCTTATTGAGTTCGTTCTTCTCAATGACAGGAGAATAAAAGTATATTGATTTAATGGCAAATTGGTCAAAAAATTTCACCGAGTTCAATGACTCTGGggattgtttagatggggctaacctatgtcacatcggatgtttggacactaatttgaagtattaaactattaacatcaaaatttggtaaattttcgtattggattcggataaggaatgGTGCAATCgtcgatagaaattttatccggaagagttcaAATTCGAGAAAGAATCGTGAAGACCCAGGGCTTGGCGGCGCaaatttatgtattaattggagttagttaggatttttattttatctctaagggagTTAGAATccaatcgggacttgtgtgttagagagaATGTAAGTagaagtttgttatttctttttatctattaggagttgtatgtcgtgttcaacacggcctagcctcaacccgagggtataaatatgtatgtccggggttattgtttttcatctaccaatgaatagatcaattactctcggtgcatcgccaccctcctaaccgaggtttcaactccggcggaacttggcacctgacgtgaggctgcatcgtctcgatctccgacggaggggtaagtcctatgtTCCGCCGGCCATGGTAATCACTTTCGTATTCTGAGTtaatctggtcgaccactttgggtgatctacttgggtttgatatttcctgtttgacatattcaatctagtactgtctcggtttggtccgatctagtagattgcgtttgtcagatagtttatattagatcgacgtattttgttcattgttttattggagtaccagtcgataagttaccagtgatcggctcattggcttgataataatctatgtttagtatctatcctgacattgctaggtttaatcttgaactgtctcggttgagtccgatcttctatgattatccttagcaatctaggctaggtattttatagatcttggttgtttatccgtcgtctatagccgatgatttttgccgatctacatgcttatcatatttgcatcaatagagtagctgaTTGTTTTACCGCATTGTTTCTATACCAAtcagcttgatttagttagatcggtagttatttatgttgcatcggcctatgagaattacatgcaaattggtgttagccgatcgtaacgtatgattcattgtttattccaagtaatttatcggtttatttattagctttatcgatcttcatgttttctataaccatatcgtgctcgacttcatactgtcttggttaagtccaatctctctATGTCTAAtttgatctggttataggggttcatccgatcgactaagattaataggtaacttggcggatcgcattggtttaatatttactttaagtctatttctagtgagtttctagccgatccaagcttttatGGCCGACCATTTATCCTATCGACTAAACGCGGCTGCATCAgtatccgatcggctggatatttagtcacctatcggctcgatagccgatcgacttgctttactgtttatcttatagttgcaagatcaaactgactggcatgccCGCACATCATTCTAacaatttaggtcctgcactggagttgTCTAAGATCGACtcctaggccttcgtgtgtgacacgtcagatcacatttttgacgtcaacataaacatagactaataaaaaaactaatttcataaatgagtggtaatccgcgagatgaatttttaagcctaattactccataattagagcatgtttactgtagcatcacataggctaatcatggattaattaggctcaatagattcgtctcgtgaattagtccaagattatggatgggtttttattaatagtctacgtttactatttataataagtgtccaaacatttgatgggacaagagactaaaaataatccCTGATCCCAAACACCATATCTAAGGACGAGGGTGATATCAAGGAACATATCCGCATAAGTTCATATGCATATACTGTGTACATCAACTAATAAATATACCTGAGCACATAAGTTCATatgcatttatatttatagtctGCCACAGTATTGTGCTTATATAGAACATCctgttttcaaatttattacattttaggcataacaaaaaaaatactaaccaTTTAAGAGTATAAAATTGTGGCATTTTTGTCTATTTTTGCCTCTATGTATGATGACTCTAATTAAAGATGCATATGCTCTTGAAACTGTAAATTAGGTCATGTGTTGTCTTGATCTCTTATGTGGGCTTTAAATAATGAATATGTTGGTCTATAGAGTATTCTTAAAAGAATACGCCTATACGATCTCCATGGTTGATCAAGGTCTACGTAAATTTTGAGTGAATCTCCTAAAAAGGTAATTAATAGGCCAATATGTATGACTCAAACGCTTCAACCAAGGGATAGTTTATTGACGGCTTAGTATCAATTTAGGCTTTTAGTGAAACTtgtttacataaaaattacaattgAAGGTGTAATCCACTATTCAAGTTGTAAATAAGTGTATATTAGATTTATAGATATATGTCTAATCTTAACAGGTCTCTATCGAAACACTAGTTCTATAAACATGTACATTGGAAAACACAAATCTGTATGAAACTTTGAGATTTGGTGGGTGTAAATGGAGTTGCGAAACAGAGTAAGCCTGGCAGAAGAAgtaatctataaaaaaaaacttataagcatatatcattgaatgcatgcatgttaatTTAGTCCCATATTACTAGTTTTTAAGAAGAAACCCTTAAAAGAAGTGTTATACTAGCCAGCCAATTAAGCAAAGACACGAGAGAGAGTAAGTGCACATGCAACATATATGTGAATAGTCTCCCCAAAATGACTACCAGATGAAAAACTAACTAGGGATTTTCATCTCTGCTGTCAAACACCGTCAGCAGCGGTGTGCACCAGAGATCAAAAGAGCAGGTCTCTAGAATT
This is a stretch of genomic DNA from Oryza brachyantha chromosome 1, ObraRS2, whole genome shotgun sequence. It encodes these proteins:
- the LOC102701407 gene encoding uncharacterized protein LOC102701407 isoform X1; this encodes MLLPALLAAAPPPPLGTTSAAAPSSRLANPRFPRLRRPCGLVVSRRLGLGEAARAAATERGATEEEEEEGQEGFPEWGSGDEDDYDHDPEIADIMGDYFDDPNKAQSRMEERIKKKRHKIVQAKTGSPNPMKVIFSKFDFSNSYIWFEFYHALLPKDVTLICDALRSWHIVGRLGGCNSMNMQLSQLPLDCQRPTYDALEGANTTPTSFYNIGDLEIQDNLARVWVDIGIHEPLLLDILLNALTTINSDHVGIKQVQFGGSEFQNWSEDLKTEEAGYSVHKI
- the LOC102701407 gene encoding uncharacterized protein LOC102701407 isoform X2, which translates into the protein MLLPALLAAAPPPPLGTTSAAAPSSRLANPRFPRLRRPCGLVVSRRLGLGEAARAAATERGATEEEEEEGQEGFPEWGSGDEDDYDHDPEIADIMGDYFDDPNKAQSRMEERIKKKRHKIVQAKTGSPNPMKVIFSKFDFSNSYIWFEFYHALLPKDVTLICDALRSWHIVGRLGGCNSMNMQLSQLPLDCQRPTYDALEGANTTPTSFYNIGDLEIQDNLARVWVDIGIHEPLLLDILLNALTTINSEIRLAGWCS